One Nicotiana tomentosiformis chromosome 4, ASM39032v3, whole genome shotgun sequence genomic window carries:
- the LOC138909583 gene encoding uncharacterized protein has protein sequence MQGYAKFMKDLVTKKRSMNCETIKIIHQVSVIVHSMAPKLEDPGAFTIPCTIGSADFTKALCDLGASINLIPYFVFKTLGIGPPRATSMRLQMADRTMKRPLGIIDDVLVRVNKFILPANFVILHYEVDYEVPVILGRPFLATGKALVDVEAGELTF, from the coding sequence ATGcagggatatgccaagttcatgaaggacttggtaactaagaaaaggtctatgaattgtgagaccatcaaaataattcatcaagtGAGTGTCATTGTGCACTCGATGGCTCCAAAGCTTgaagatcccggtgcctttacaattccatgcaccattggtAGCGCCGATTTTAcaaaagccttgtgtgatttgggagcaagtattaatttgatacCATATTTCGTGTTCAAGACACTAGGTATTGGGCCACCAAGAGCTACttccatgagattacaaatggcagatcggacaatgaaaaggccgcttggtattattgatgatgttctagtccGGGTCAACAAGTTTATTTTGCCTGCTAATTTTGTGATTCTCCACTACGAAGTCGACTATGAGGTGCCTGtaatattggggagacctttcctagcaacagggaaggcattggttgatgtggaagcaGGGGAGCTAACCTTCTGA